TCAACCGACTGCCCCTTTCCGGAGGTCTTTTGATAGATGTCATCCAGAAGCACTCGGGGGTCCCGGGACAGGGAGTCCAGATAACTGGAGGAAGGGAAAGTTGATTCGCTCCCCGGTCCGTAGAAGGCCCCGTTTGCCCCCCGCAGTACGTATGCTTCCGGACCACCGGCTTGGATGCGGTCTACATATTGCTTGGATGCTTCATCAAAGAATGTCGTTGGGATTCGGCCTGATCGTTCCCAGACCCATTCGTCGTCCCGGTTGGCCGGGACATACATTGTCTGCTTTTCCGTATCCAGCCACTGATACTCTTTACCGTTTTCGTCCACCGCAGCCGAGCCCCATAGGTTCGTGCTTTGAATCTTTAGGTACTGTCCCGCATTCACTACCGGGTCAGCTGTCTGGATGGTTGCTGCCGCTGCGTTGTTCAGGACCTCGGCAGCTTCGGCGGTCGCTCCTGGACCCATGGGCCTGACAACGTCTGCCACGACGATTCCACCCACGAGCAGTGCTGCAGCTGCCGACGCGAGCAGGATCCGGCGCCGGAACCGGATCGGACTGACAGCGCCGTTGCCTTGCGTATCGGTCGATGCCCCGGAGGTGGAAGCCGAATTGATTCTGGTCATGAGTTTGGTGCGGCCGCGGGCCAACGTTGCCTGCGGCGCGGAGCCGATGTCGCTACGCATTTCTCGGAGCAGCTGCAAGTCGTCCATGGTCGTTCTCCGTTTCATCAAGTATTTCGAGTTTGAGCTCGGTCCGCAGTGTCCGGCGGGCGCGGTTCAAGCGGGACCGTACGGTGCCCACAGGAACGTCCATAGCCTGGGCGATGCCTTCATAGGTCAGGTCTGCCCAGGCATAGAGCAGCAATGTTTCGCGGTCGATGGCGGCCATTAGTTTCAGAGTCCGGGCAATGCGGCCGGTCGCCACAGCGGCGTCCACCTGGGCGGCAATCCTGTCCGAGGCATCGGCGACGGCTTCCCGCGAAGCCGCTTTAGCGGCGGATTTCAGGATCTTGGCTTCAGCCCGGTGGTGCCGCCGGAGCAGATTGGTGGCGATACCGAAAAGCCAGGGCCGGGCGTCGTCCCGGTCGAGGTCATAGGTTTCTAGCTGCTCCCAAGCGACCAGAAAGGTTTCGGAGGTGACATCGTCGGCGGCGAAGTCACCGGCCCGTCTGGCCGCGTATCTATAGATGACTGAAGCGTGTCTGTCGTACAACTCCCCGAAAACTTCGGGGCTGTC
This genomic interval from Micrococcaceae bacterium Sec5.7 contains the following:
- a CDS encoding CU044_5270 family protein — encoded protein: MDDLQLLREMRSDIGSAPQATLARGRTKLMTRINSASTSGASTDTQGNGAVSPIRFRRRILLASAAAALLVGGIVVADVVRPMGPGATAEAAEVLNNAAAATIQTADPVVNAGQYLKIQSTNLWGSAAVDENGKEYQWLDTEKQTMYVPANRDDEWVWERSGRIPTTFFDEASKQYVDRIQAGGPEAYVLRGANGAFYGPGSESTFPSSSYLDSLSRDPRVLLDDIYQKTSGKGQSVDGEALVFIADLLRTGVVPGDLRAPLYKAAALIPGVTVTDEQATLDGRKGIAIGRVENFSHFRQDIIIDPHNGLPIGERQVLTEPRGTMPVGTATSWTTVETTVADTAP
- a CDS encoding RNA polymerase sigma factor, whose amino-acid sequence is MSIDNDIIRRSRDSPEVFGELYDRHASVIYRYAARRAGDFAADDVTSETFLVAWEQLETYDLDRDDARPWLFGIATNLLRRHHRAEAKILKSAAKAASREAVADASDRIAAQVDAAVATGRIARTLKLMAAIDRETLLLYAWADLTYEGIAQAMDVPVGTVRSRLNRARRTLRTELKLEILDETENDHGRLAAAPRNA